A stretch of Halomonas elongata DSM 2581 DNA encodes these proteins:
- a CDS encoding LysR family transcriptional regulator: MRYTLRQLEVFVAVAQHESVSQAARALALSQSAASTALAELERQFDCRLLDRIGKRLKLNALGFQLLPKAVALLDRAEEVEELLRGQQGIGTLDVGATLTIGNYLATLLISDFMQRHPGSRVRLQVRNTRTIVDEVRQHELDLGLIEGQCEEDDVITQPWVEDELAVFCSPHHPLANQGPVELDRLLREAWIMREQGSGTRLTLEQAARHRRGRFNTLLELEHTEGIKRAVESGLGIGCVSKLALRDAFRRGSLVQIPTPELDLSRQFAFIWHRHKYLATGMREFLKQCRHMTEGIRSSDQIDLPYYS, translated from the coding sequence ATGCGCTATACCCTGCGACAACTCGAGGTCTTCGTCGCCGTGGCCCAGCACGAGAGCGTCTCCCAGGCCGCCCGGGCCCTGGCGCTCTCCCAGTCGGCCGCCAGTACCGCCCTCGCCGAGCTCGAGCGGCAGTTCGACTGCCGTCTGCTGGACCGCATCGGCAAGCGTCTCAAGCTCAACGCCCTGGGCTTCCAGCTGCTGCCCAAGGCCGTGGCACTGCTCGACCGGGCCGAAGAGGTCGAGGAGTTGCTGCGTGGCCAGCAGGGCATCGGCACCCTGGATGTGGGCGCGACCCTGACCATCGGCAACTACCTGGCCACCCTGCTGATCAGCGATTTCATGCAGCGCCATCCCGGCAGCCGCGTTCGTCTGCAGGTCCGCAACACGCGCACCATCGTCGACGAGGTTCGTCAGCATGAACTCGACCTGGGGTTGATCGAAGGCCAGTGCGAGGAGGATGACGTCATTACCCAGCCCTGGGTGGAGGACGAGCTGGCGGTCTTCTGCTCACCGCATCACCCCTTGGCGAACCAGGGGCCAGTGGAACTGGATCGTCTATTGAGGGAAGCCTGGATCATGCGCGAGCAAGGCTCGGGCACCCGCCTGACGCTGGAACAGGCCGCGCGTCATCGCCGCGGGCGCTTCAACACCCTGCTCGAGCTGGAACATACCGAGGGCATCAAGCGTGCCGTGGAGTCGGGGCTGGGCATCGGCTGCGTCTCCAAGCTGGCACTGCGCGATGCCTTCCGGCGCGGCAGCCTGGTACAGATCCCGACGCCCGAGTTGGACCTGAGCCGCCAGTTCGCCTTCATCTGGCATCGCCACAAGTACCTGGCGACCGGCATGCGGGAATTCCTCAAGCAATGCCGACACATGACGGAAGGCATTCGCAGCAGCGACCAGATCGACCTGCCCTATTATTCCTGA
- a CDS encoding ferredoxin--NADP reductase, which translates to MSKFAEEEVLSVHHWNDTLFSFRTTRERSLRFKNGQFVMIGLEVEGKPLMRAYSVASPNYEDHLEFFSIKVPDGPLTSRLQHLQVGDKIMVSRKPTGTLVTDDLLPGRNLYLLSTGTGLAPFMSLIQDPEAYERFEKIVLVHGVRTVSELAYADFISKELPAHEYLGEEISEKLVYYPTVTREDFHTTGRLTDHIRTGKLFEDTGLPTIDPKQDRAMLCGSPAMLDETSSLLDELGFNISPRMGDPGDYVIERAFVEK; encoded by the coding sequence ATGAGCAAGTTTGCCGAGGAAGAAGTCCTCAGCGTTCATCACTGGAACGATACGCTGTTCAGCTTCCGTACCACTCGCGAGCGCAGCCTGCGCTTCAAGAATGGCCAGTTCGTGATGATCGGCCTGGAAGTGGAGGGCAAGCCGCTGATGCGTGCCTACTCCGTCGCCAGTCCCAACTACGAGGATCACCTCGAGTTCTTCAGCATCAAGGTGCCGGATGGCCCGCTGACGTCTCGGCTCCAGCATCTTCAGGTCGGCGACAAGATCATGGTCAGCCGCAAGCCCACCGGCACGCTGGTCACCGACGATCTGCTGCCGGGGCGCAACCTTTACCTGCTGTCCACCGGCACGGGGCTGGCGCCTTTCATGAGCTTGATCCAGGATCCCGAGGCCTATGAACGCTTCGAGAAGATCGTGCTGGTGCATGGCGTGCGTACCGTCAGCGAGCTTGCCTATGCCGACTTCATCTCCAAGGAGCTGCCGGCACACGAATATCTGGGCGAGGAGATCAGCGAGAAGCTCGTCTACTATCCGACGGTGACGCGGGAAGACTTCCACACGACCGGACGCCTTACCGATCACATCCGTACGGGGAAACTGTTCGAGGACACCGGCCTGCCGACCATCGACCCCAAGCAGGACCGTGCCATGCTCTGCGGCAGCCCGGCGATGCTCGACGAGACCAGCTCGCTGCTCGACGAACTGGGCTTCAACATCTCGCCGCGCATGGGCGACCCGGGCGACTACGTCATCGAACGGGCCTTCGTCGAGAAGTAA
- a CDS encoding TRAP transporter substrate-binding protein, protein MTTRRRFCTWGAGTLLLAGLGVRSSFAAEARTLRLSHNLTTAHSVHQAMQVMRDRVLELTDGTLSIDIYPNAQLGNQRESVELVQAGILDMAKTNASELEAFDPIFSLLNIPYLFESGEHYYRVLEGDIGRDILGATAGKGFRGLTYYDSGARGFYATRPIESPADLKNLKIRVQPSPTAIEMVELMGASPTPLAFGDLYTALQQGVVDGAENNPTALVTARHGEVAKFFTLDEHTRIPDMLVISEASWQSLSSAHRRALRLAAAESMASQKAAWQSASDAAVSTAKEEMGVEFIEVDTAAFAERTRPIRDRVASQSSRARRWIEAIEAQA, encoded by the coding sequence ATGACGACGCGGCGGAGATTCTGTACGTGGGGCGCAGGGACGCTTCTGCTGGCGGGGCTTGGAGTTCGCAGCTCGTTTGCCGCCGAGGCTCGCACTCTACGACTCAGTCACAACCTGACCACAGCCCACTCGGTACATCAGGCCATGCAGGTCATGCGTGATCGTGTCCTGGAGCTCACCGATGGCACCCTATCGATCGATATCTATCCCAATGCCCAGCTCGGCAACCAGCGGGAATCCGTCGAACTGGTCCAGGCGGGTATTCTCGACATGGCCAAGACCAACGCCAGCGAACTGGAAGCGTTCGACCCGATCTTCTCGCTGCTCAACATTCCCTATCTCTTCGAGAGCGGCGAGCACTACTACCGCGTACTGGAGGGCGATATCGGTCGCGACATACTCGGCGCGACGGCAGGCAAAGGCTTTCGGGGGCTGACCTACTACGACTCCGGCGCAAGAGGCTTCTACGCCACGCGCCCCATCGAATCGCCGGCGGACCTGAAGAACCTGAAGATACGCGTGCAGCCGAGTCCAACTGCTATCGAAATGGTCGAGCTCATGGGCGCAAGCCCAACGCCGCTGGCGTTCGGCGATCTCTATACAGCACTTCAGCAGGGTGTCGTCGACGGCGCGGAGAACAACCCTACAGCGTTGGTCACCGCGAGACACGGCGAGGTTGCCAAGTTCTTCACCCTCGACGAGCACACTCGGATTCCCGACATGCTGGTGATCTCTGAGGCGAGTTGGCAGAGCCTGTCCAGCGCACATAGACGTGCGCTGCGTCTCGCCGCCGCCGAGTCCATGGCGAGCCAGAAGGCGGCATGGCAGAGCGCCAGCGACGCTGCAGTCTCGACAGCCAAGGAGGAAATGGGGGTCGAATTCATAGAGGTCGACACGGCCGCATTTGCCGAACGCACACGGCCGATTCGCGATCGGGTCGCCTCACAGTCTTCGCGTGCCCGGCGCTGGATCGAAGCGATCGAGGCGCAGGCGTAA
- a CDS encoding TRAP transporter small permease has translation MPSVQHSRSLIARSREAANRVLAILLLVIFALLVAVVTVQVLSRYLTDSPTIITDEIARFLLIWLGLLGAAYASGAMRHLAIDFLPERLPDIARRWLKIALQAIILLFAGYVMMFGGGELVRQTLANGQTTPMLGIAMGWVYIALPLSGAFIAFFSLLEIVALARAPHPSGDDV, from the coding sequence ATGCCCAGCGTCCAGCACAGTCGCAGTCTGATAGCCAGATCGCGAGAGGCCGCCAACCGAGTGTTGGCGATACTGCTTCTGGTGATTTTTGCCTTGCTCGTGGCGGTGGTCACGGTTCAGGTGCTGAGTCGCTATCTCACCGACTCGCCGACAATCATCACCGATGAGATCGCGCGCTTTCTGTTGATATGGCTTGGCCTGCTGGGAGCGGCTTACGCTTCCGGCGCGATGCGTCACCTGGCGATCGACTTTCTCCCCGAGCGACTGCCGGATATCGCCCGCCGATGGCTCAAGATTGCGCTTCAGGCGATTATTCTTCTGTTTGCCGGCTACGTCATGATGTTCGGCGGCGGGGAGTTGGTTCGCCAAACGCTCGCCAACGGTCAGACGACGCCGATGCTCGGCATCGCCATGGGTTGGGTCTATATAGCGCTGCCGCTGTCGGGAGCGTTCATCGCCTTCTTTTCCCTACTCGAGATCGTGGCGCTCGCTCGTGCGCCCCACCCGTCGGGAGACGATGTATGA
- a CDS encoding TRAP transporter large permease produces the protein MTLIDSAVLFGTFFLLLALGLPIVFAIGIASLVSIATSFALHDAALIVSQRMLSGLDSFTLLAIAFFILAGALMNRGGIAIRLIDLARLIVGRLPGSLAHCNVVANMLFGAISGSAVASCAAVGSVMTPLQRSEGYDPGYAAAVNIASSPAGLLIPPSSTFIVYSLVSGGTSIAALFLAGYLPGLMMGLGLMLVAGIIAKRRGYSADVAERQPILPTLLHALPSVLLMVIVIGGIVAGVFTATEASAIAVIYTLILTMAIYRTITFRALPAIVLEAAMTTAIVLPLISVSGAMSWAMSLESIPQQISAALLSLSDNPLVILLLINLILLAIGMFMDITPALLIFTPIFLPIVTQFGMDPVHFGVLMAFNLCIGICTPPVGSALFVGSSIAGVSIGRVGVPLLPMFVVLFAMLMAITYLPQISLFLPNLLLGD, from the coding sequence ATGACACTGATCGACAGCGCCGTTCTGTTCGGCACGTTCTTCCTGCTTCTCGCGCTTGGCCTGCCCATCGTCTTCGCTATCGGTATCGCCTCGCTCGTCTCGATCGCGACCAGCTTCGCCCTGCATGACGCCGCCCTCATTGTCTCCCAGCGGATGCTGAGCGGGCTCGACAGCTTCACCCTGCTGGCGATTGCTTTCTTCATTCTCGCGGGCGCGTTGATGAACCGCGGCGGCATCGCCATTCGCCTGATAGACCTGGCGCGCTTGATCGTCGGGCGACTGCCCGGGAGTCTTGCCCACTGCAATGTGGTGGCGAACATGCTGTTCGGCGCGATCTCCGGCTCCGCCGTTGCCTCGTGCGCGGCGGTAGGGAGCGTCATGACGCCGCTTCAGAGGAGCGAGGGCTACGATCCGGGTTACGCCGCCGCAGTCAACATCGCGTCGAGCCCGGCGGGACTGCTGATTCCACCGAGCTCGACTTTCATCGTCTACTCGCTCGTCTCCGGCGGCACTTCCATCGCCGCGCTCTTCCTTGCGGGCTACTTGCCGGGACTGATGATGGGGCTCGGGCTCATGCTCGTTGCTGGGATCATCGCCAAGCGGCGGGGCTATAGCGCGGATGTGGCGGAGCGCCAGCCGATCTTGCCCACGCTGCTCCACGCCCTGCCTTCGGTTCTGCTGATGGTGATCGTCATCGGCGGCATCGTTGCCGGTGTCTTCACTGCCACGGAAGCCTCGGCGATCGCGGTGATCTATACCCTGATTCTCACCATGGCGATCTACCGCACAATCACTTTCAGGGCGCTCCCGGCGATCGTGCTGGAAGCGGCGATGACCACCGCCATCGTGCTGCCGCTCATCTCGGTTTCCGGCGCGATGTCGTGGGCGATGTCGCTGGAGAGCATCCCGCAACAGATTTCTGCAGCGCTGCTCTCGCTCTCCGATAATCCGCTGGTCATCCTCCTGCTGATCAACCTGATCCTGCTCGCGATCGGCATGTTCATGGACATCACGCCGGCACTGCTGATCTTCACGCCGATCTTTCTGCCCATCGTCACGCAGTTCGGCATGGATCCGGTTCACTTCGGTGTGCTGATGGCGTTCAATCTCTGTATCGGCATCTGTACCCCGCCAGTGGGTAGTGCGCTTTTTGTCGGCAGTTCCATCGCCGGCGTTTCCATCGGCAGAGTGGGGGTGCCACTGTTGCCGATGTTCGTCGTGCTCTTTGCGATGCTGATGGCGATCACCTACCTGCCCCAGATCAGTCTCTTTCTTCCCAATCTGCTGCTCGGCGATTGA
- a CDS encoding glycoside hydrolase family 31 protein, with the protein MRFLSDWSLEAVDTDRLVLNAGDRKVVVFVFGETLFRIFVHRHDTPRPTRTWSIDPDGTLAWEGRERLSGEGFTPPAWRLTEHEDGISVESERLKLVIARPFKLTWYARTDGEWTPIAEDRPTGGVAVARRGNGVEHYLRRYDDERYYGLGEKSGDLERSGRRFEMRTLDAMGYRAETTDPLYKHVPFTITRRSDGLAYGLFYDNLATSRIDLGNELDNYHAPYRAFRAEDGDLDLWFLLGERVLDVVKEFTRLTGGVAFGPKWSFGYSGSTMHYTDAPNAQERLGEFIALCREHDIPCDSFQLSSGYSSIGDKRYVFTWNRDKVPDPAAMVRTFREAGMHLIANIKPCLLTDHPAYGDAAEKRLFVTDSDTGDAEVSPFWDANGSHLDFTRQATVDWWKGNVDEKLLALGIDSTWNDNNEFEIEDREARLDGFGDPLPASVAKPVLSLLMVRASQEAQIAHAPSRRPFLITRSGGPGLQRYAQTWSGDNRTEWPTLRYNQRMGLGLALSGISNVGHDVGGFSGPRPDPELFVRWVQNGVMHPRFTIHSWNDDGTVNEPWMYPEVLDAVRDAIRLRYRLLPYLYTVAWRAHAELEPMIRPTFLDHEDDPATFEENDEFLLGEELLVATVVEPGARTRQLHLPDNGCGWYAFEGGAWLAGGRQLVVDAPLEHLPLFVRAGGIVATSDRLAHVDPAQDDVRALRVYPFVESGSRTVLLFDDDGESTLGEGGGTLVTHVTLSCDANAIRLDWQHEGDYRPAYQGFRIELPTGDSRPLYVNGCKVAPGESCPL; encoded by the coding sequence ATGCGTTTTCTCTCCGATTGGTCGCTGGAAGCGGTCGACACTGACCGGCTCGTACTGAATGCTGGCGACCGGAAAGTCGTCGTCTTCGTGTTCGGCGAGACGCTCTTTCGTATCTTTGTTCACCGTCACGATACGCCTCGCCCCACGCGGACCTGGTCGATCGACCCTGACGGTACGCTCGCCTGGGAAGGACGCGAGCGCCTCTCGGGCGAGGGCTTCACGCCGCCGGCGTGGCGTCTGACGGAGCATGAGGACGGCATCAGTGTGGAGAGCGAGCGCCTGAAGCTCGTCATCGCTCGGCCGTTCAAGCTGACCTGGTACGCGCGAACCGACGGCGAGTGGACACCGATCGCCGAGGATCGCCCCACCGGCGGCGTGGCGGTGGCGCGGCGCGGTAACGGTGTCGAGCACTATCTGAGACGCTATGACGACGAGCGCTATTACGGGCTCGGCGAGAAGAGCGGCGATCTGGAGCGCTCGGGGCGGCGCTTTGAAATGCGCACCCTCGACGCCATGGGGTATCGCGCCGAGACTACTGACCCGCTCTACAAGCACGTGCCGTTTACCATTACCCGGCGTAGTGACGGCCTCGCCTACGGGCTCTTCTACGACAACCTTGCCACTTCGCGGATCGATCTCGGTAACGAACTCGACAACTACCATGCGCCCTACCGCGCGTTTCGTGCCGAGGATGGCGATCTCGATCTCTGGTTTCTGCTCGGCGAGCGCGTGCTGGACGTGGTCAAGGAATTCACCCGGCTCACCGGTGGCGTTGCCTTCGGACCGAAGTGGTCATTCGGCTACTCCGGCTCGACGATGCACTATACCGATGCTCCCAACGCACAAGAGCGACTCGGGGAGTTCATCGCGCTCTGCAGAGAACACGATATTCCGTGTGACTCTTTCCAGCTCTCCTCGGGTTACTCCTCCATCGGCGACAAGCGCTACGTATTCACCTGGAACCGCGACAAGGTTCCCGACCCAGCAGCGATGGTGAGGACGTTTCGCGAGGCGGGCATGCACCTGATCGCCAACATCAAGCCGTGTCTTCTCACCGATCATCCAGCGTACGGCGATGCGGCCGAGAAGCGACTCTTTGTCACCGATTCCGACACCGGCGATGCGGAAGTGTCGCCGTTCTGGGATGCCAACGGTTCGCACTTGGATTTCACCCGACAGGCGACGGTCGACTGGTGGAAGGGCAACGTGGACGAAAAACTCCTCGCGCTCGGCATCGACAGCACCTGGAACGACAACAACGAGTTCGAGATCGAGGATCGCGAAGCACGACTCGACGGCTTTGGTGACCCGCTGCCGGCTTCGGTGGCCAAGCCCGTGCTTTCACTGTTGATGGTGAGAGCCTCACAGGAAGCGCAGATCGCACACGCCCCCTCGCGCCGGCCATTTCTGATTACTCGCTCCGGCGGGCCGGGGCTTCAGCGCTACGCGCAGACCTGGTCCGGCGACAACCGCACCGAATGGCCGACGCTTCGCTACAACCAGCGCATGGGACTCGGACTTGCGCTGAGCGGTATCTCCAACGTCGGCCATGACGTAGGAGGGTTCTCCGGCCCGCGCCCCGACCCCGAGCTCTTCGTGCGTTGGGTACAGAATGGCGTCATGCATCCACGCTTCACTATCCACTCCTGGAACGACGACGGGACGGTCAACGAGCCCTGGATGTACCCCGAGGTGCTCGACGCCGTTCGCGATGCGATCCGCCTGCGCTACCGGCTGCTGCCCTATCTCTACACCGTGGCGTGGCGCGCCCACGCTGAACTCGAGCCGATGATCCGCCCCACCTTTCTCGATCACGAGGACGATCCAGCGACTTTCGAGGAAAACGACGAGTTCCTGCTCGGCGAGGAGCTTCTGGTGGCGACGGTGGTGGAGCCGGGTGCACGAACGCGGCAACTGCACCTGCCGGACAATGGTTGCGGCTGGTATGCCTTCGAAGGGGGAGCCTGGCTGGCAGGCGGGCGCCAACTCGTCGTTGACGCACCGCTCGAGCATTTGCCGCTATTCGTGCGGGCCGGCGGGATCGTTGCCACCTCCGACCGGCTTGCCCACGTCGATCCGGCACAGGATGACGTACGGGCGCTTCGGGTCTATCCGTTCGTGGAAAGCGGGTCGCGCACGGTGCTTCTCTTCGACGACGACGGCGAGAGCACGCTGGGTGAAGGCGGGGGAACGCTCGTTACGCACGTCACGCTCAGTTGCGACGCCAACGCGATTCGACTCGACTGGCAGCATGAGGGGGACTACCGACCCGCCTACCAGGGTTTTCGTATAGAGCTTCCCACCGGCGACTCTCGGCCGCTGTACGTCAATGGCTGCAAGGTTGCGCCGGGGGAGAGCTGCCCACTCTGA
- the glnK gene encoding P-II family nitrogen regulator, protein MKLVTAIIKPFKLDDVRESLSEIGVQGITVTEVKGFGRQKGHTELYRGAEYVVDFLPKVKLEVAVDNDMTEQVIDAITQVANTGKIGDGKIFVTPLEQVIRIRTGETDKDAV, encoded by the coding sequence ATGAAACTGGTGACCGCCATCATCAAGCCGTTCAAGCTCGACGACGTACGTGAATCGCTCTCCGAGATCGGCGTCCAGGGCATCACCGTCACCGAGGTCAAGGGCTTCGGCCGCCAGAAGGGCCACACCGAGCTTTATCGCGGTGCCGAATACGTGGTCGACTTCCTGCCCAAGGTCAAGCTCGAGGTCGCGGTGGACAACGACATGACCGAACAGGTCATCGACGCCATCACCCAGGTGGCCAATACCGGCAAGATCGGCGACGGCAAGATCTTCGTCACGCCGCTCGAACAAGTCATCCGCATCCGTACCGGCGAAACCGACAAGGACGCGGTGTAA
- a CDS encoding ammonium transporter, giving the protein MTELAYALDTFYFLVCGALVMWMAAGFSMLEAGLVRSKNTAEILTKNIALFAIACTMYLLVGYYLMYSSSAGGILPSLGFLLGGENSVDAVMAGGDDAPYYSARADFFFQVVFVATAMSIVSGAVAERMKLWAFLIFSVILTGFIYPVSGYWTWGGGWLAEIGFSDYAGSGIVHMAGASAALAGVLVLGPRKGKYGKDGAIYAIPGANMPLATLGTFILWLGWFGFNGGSELKVSDVTSANNMAQVLVNTNAAAAGGVIAALILAKAWFRKADLTMALNGAIAGLVSITADPLSPSALGATLIGGFGGLLVVVSIVCLDKLKLDDPVGAISAHGVVGIWGVLAVPLSNGEASFGAQIIGIFGIFVWVFVASLIVWLILKAVMGIRVSEEEEYEGVDLAECGLEAYPEFNVAKK; this is encoded by the coding sequence ATGACAGAGCTTGCTTACGCGCTCGATACTTTCTACTTCCTGGTCTGCGGCGCCCTGGTGATGTGGATGGCCGCCGGCTTCTCGATGCTCGAGGCCGGTCTGGTCCGTTCCAAGAACACCGCCGAGATCCTGACCAAGAACATCGCCCTGTTCGCCATCGCCTGCACCATGTACCTGCTGGTGGGCTACTACCTCATGTACTCCAGCAGCGCCGGCGGCATCCTGCCCAGCCTGGGCTTCCTGCTGGGTGGCGAGAACTCCGTGGATGCGGTCATGGCCGGCGGCGATGACGCGCCCTACTATTCCGCCCGCGCCGACTTCTTCTTCCAGGTCGTGTTCGTGGCCACCGCCATGTCGATCGTTTCCGGCGCGGTCGCCGAGCGCATGAAACTGTGGGCCTTTCTGATCTTCTCGGTGATCCTGACCGGCTTCATCTACCCGGTTTCCGGCTACTGGACCTGGGGCGGCGGCTGGCTGGCCGAGATCGGCTTCTCCGACTATGCCGGTTCCGGCATCGTGCACATGGCCGGTGCCTCTGCCGCCCTGGCCGGCGTGCTGGTGCTCGGCCCCCGCAAGGGCAAGTACGGCAAGGACGGGGCCATCTACGCCATCCCGGGCGCCAACATGCCGTTGGCGACACTGGGTACCTTCATCCTGTGGCTGGGCTGGTTCGGCTTCAACGGCGGCTCCGAGTTGAAGGTGTCCGACGTGACCTCCGCCAACAACATGGCGCAAGTCCTGGTCAACACCAACGCGGCTGCCGCCGGTGGCGTGATCGCCGCCCTGATCCTGGCCAAGGCCTGGTTCCGCAAGGCCGACCTGACCATGGCACTGAACGGTGCCATCGCCGGCCTGGTCTCCATCACTGCCGACCCGCTGTCGCCCAGTGCCCTGGGTGCCACCCTGATCGGTGGCTTCGGTGGCCTGCTGGTCGTCGTCTCCATCGTCTGCCTCGACAAGCTGAAGCTCGACGACCCGGTCGGTGCGATCTCCGCCCACGGCGTGGTCGGCATCTGGGGGGTCCTGGCGGTCCCGCTGTCCAACGGCGAAGCCAGCTTCGGCGCCCAGATCATCGGTATCTTCGGTATCTTCGTCTGGGTGTTCGTGGCCAGCCTGATCGTCTGGCTGATCCTCAAGGCCGTGATGGGCATCCGGGTCAGCGAGGAAGAGGAATACGAAGGCGTCGACCTGGCCGAATGCGGTCTCGAGGCCTACCCCGAGTTCAACGTCGCCAAGAAGTGA
- a CDS encoding P-II family nitrogen regulator has product MKLITAVIKPFKLDDVREALADNGVQGITVTEVKGFGRQKGHTELYRGAEYVVDFLPKVKVEVAVDDDRLDTVLDAICNAANSGKIGDGKVFVTPLEDVIRIRTGERGADAV; this is encoded by the coding sequence ATGAAGCTGATCACTGCCGTCATCAAGCCCTTCAAGCTCGACGATGTCCGCGAGGCGCTCGCCGACAACGGCGTTCAGGGCATCACCGTCACCGAGGTCAAGGGCTTCGGTCGCCAGAAGGGCCACACCGAGCTCTATCGCGGCGCCGAGTACGTCGTCGACTTCCTGCCCAAGGTCAAGGTCGAGGTCGCGGTGGACGACGATCGACTGGATACCGTGCTGGACGCGATCTGCAATGCCGCCAACAGCGGCAAGATCGGCGACGGCAAGGTCTTCGTGACCCCGTTGGAAGACGTCATCCGCATCCGCACCGGCGAGCGTGGCGCCGACGCCGTCTGA
- a CDS encoding accessory factor UbiK family protein, producing MVSQDRISRLAQQIGERLQGASQAPEDVQKGVQQVVKGAFDRLELVSREDFDILMDVLQRTRGRVEALEKQVAALEEALDASAAADEDAEEVREAEVGSDSPEEDAGAGETGR from the coding sequence ATGGTCAGCCAGGACCGCATCAGCCGCTTGGCCCAGCAGATCGGGGAGCGCCTGCAGGGGGCTTCCCAGGCCCCGGAAGATGTGCAGAAAGGGGTGCAGCAGGTGGTGAAGGGCGCCTTCGACCGCCTCGAGCTCGTCTCGCGGGAGGATTTCGACATCCTCATGGATGTCCTGCAGCGCACACGCGGGCGGGTCGAAGCCCTCGAGAAACAGGTCGCCGCCCTGGAAGAGGCCCTGGACGCTTCCGCCGCCGCCGATGAAGATGCCGAAGAAGTCCGGGAAGCCGAGGTGGGCAGCGACTCCCCCGAGGAAGACGCCGGCGCCGGAGAGACCGGACGGTGA
- a CDS encoding YifB family Mg chelatase-like AAA ATPase: MTLAIIRTRAGLGLEAPEVLVEVHLTNGLPGITLVGLPETAVKESRERVRSALVNAGFEFPLRRITLNLAPADLPKDGGRFDLPIALGLLVASGQIPPEALAEVECVGELALDGGLRPASGVLPLAMATRQAGRRLIVPRANADEAALAGDLEVLPAEHLLEVVAHLLGQETIAAHRLQAPPRRDTSEPDLREVRGQHQARRALEVAAAGGHNLLFAGPPGTGKTMLASRLPGILPPLGEDEALEVAAVRSVSGLPLAEQWGRRPFRAPHHTASAVALVGGGSRPKPGEISLAHHGVLFLDELPEFSRQVLEVMREPMESGQIHIARANHERRYPARFQLVAAMNPCPCGHLGDPRQACHCTAAQIQRYQARLSGPLLDRIDLQVEVPALPAEQLTSRESGEDSATVRERVLAARERQWSRGALNAYLAGPDLEAACALGADDRAWLAEVLERLQLSARAFHRVLRVALTLADLAGAPRPTREHLIEAIGYRQLDRLLKGG, from the coding sequence ATGACGCTGGCGATCATTCGCACCCGGGCGGGCCTCGGCCTGGAGGCGCCCGAGGTGCTTGTCGAGGTACACCTGACCAACGGCCTGCCTGGCATCACGCTGGTCGGGCTGCCCGAAACCGCCGTCAAGGAAAGCCGGGAGAGGGTGCGCAGCGCCCTGGTCAATGCCGGTTTCGAATTTCCGCTGCGGCGTATCACCCTGAATCTGGCGCCCGCCGATCTTCCCAAGGACGGCGGGCGCTTTGATCTCCCCATCGCACTGGGCCTGCTGGTCGCTTCCGGACAGATTCCGCCCGAGGCCCTGGCCGAGGTGGAGTGTGTGGGCGAACTGGCGTTGGACGGCGGCCTGCGCCCGGCGAGCGGGGTGCTACCGCTGGCCATGGCCACGCGGCAAGCGGGGCGGCGCTTGATCGTGCCCCGAGCCAACGCCGACGAAGCGGCCCTGGCCGGTGATCTCGAGGTTCTGCCCGCCGAGCATCTGCTGGAGGTGGTGGCCCATCTTCTCGGGCAGGAAACCATTGCCGCCCATCGGCTACAGGCGCCGCCACGTCGCGATACCTCGGAGCCGGATTTACGCGAGGTGAGAGGGCAGCACCAGGCGCGTCGTGCCCTGGAAGTCGCGGCGGCGGGAGGCCACAACCTGTTGTTCGCCGGCCCGCCCGGCACCGGCAAGACCATGCTGGCCAGTCGTCTGCCCGGCATCCTGCCGCCGCTCGGCGAGGACGAGGCCCTGGAGGTCGCGGCGGTACGTTCGGTCAGTGGATTGCCGCTGGCCGAGCAGTGGGGACGTCGCCCCTTTCGAGCCCCACATCACACTGCGAGTGCCGTAGCTCTGGTCGGCGGCGGCTCGCGTCCCAAGCCGGGGGAGATCTCCCTGGCGCACCACGGCGTACTGTTTCTCGACGAACTGCCGGAGTTCTCGCGGCAGGTTCTGGAAGTGATGCGCGAGCCCATGGAATCCGGACAGATCCACATTGCCCGCGCCAACCACGAGCGTCGTTATCCGGCGCGTTTCCAACTGGTGGCGGCCATGAATCCCTGCCCCTGCGGTCATCTTGGCGACCCGCGCCAGGCCTGTCACTGCACGGCCGCCCAGATTCAGCGCTATCAGGCGCGACTGTCAGGCCCCTTGCTGGATCGCATCGACCTGCAGGTGGAAGTGCCAGCCCTGCCAGCAGAGCAATTGACCTCGCGGGAGTCGGGAGAGGATTCGGCGACGGTACGCGAACGGGTTTTGGCGGCGCGTGAGCGCCAATGGTCGAGAGGAGCGCTCAACGCCTACCTGGCAGGCCCCGATCTGGAAGCTGCTTGCGCGCTGGGTGCCGATGACCGTGCCTGGCTCGCCGAAGTGCTGGAGCGACTGCAGCTTTCGGCACGAGCCTTCCATCGCGTGCTCCGGGTGGCCCTGACCCTCGCCGACCTGGCCGGTGCCCCCAGGCCGACCCGCGAACATCTGATCGAGGCCATCGGTTATCGCCAGCTCGACCGCTTGCTCAAGGGCGGCTGA